GGTGGCTTTACCCTTGGGTCGGCCCTGCTACAATCGTCTCCCGTCGTGCATTGAATTTGTCATGTGATATAGCGATTCTCTAGAAATAAATGAGTGAAAACGAGATGAAGAAAAAGTGGAGTGTGAGTGAATCATTAGTCTCTATtgcctcaattttttttttacatttaaagACTTATATTAAAGAAATTGAAATGTCGGGAGTAAAACCAAATATGCATTCCTATTTTTAAAAACTCCTATTTTTAAGACTTTGACCATATTCAATCCTTATTCTTATCCTAAAAGACTTTACATTGTCCACTAAATTTTCCTCAAATTTAATCCATATCTCAGGGACTTGTACGAAGGTTCAAGAAAGCGCACAAGAAATTTGACGAAGTGTTAGAGATAATCATCAAAGATCACGAGGCTTCTGCTCGCCTTACCGACCAGAAAAGCGTGCAATCTATTGACTTCGTTGACATATTGCTATCACATATGCACCAATCAAAGGATAAACATGCTATTACCAAAACAAACATCAAGGCTATTTTGTTGGATATAATTATCGGAGCAGTTGACACAACTATCATGTCGGTTGATTGGAATATGGCAGAACTAATAAGGCACCCAAGGGTTATGAAGAAACTTCAAGATGAGTTAAAGAATGTAGTGGGTATGGGGAGGATGGTAGAAGAAGCTGACTTACCAAAGTTGCCATACCTCGATATGGTGATGAAAGAGACCTTTAGGTTACATCCACCTGCTCCACTCCTCCCACCTCGTGAGTGTACGGAAGATATTACAATCAATGGTTATTTCATTGCGAAAAAGTCACGAGTTTTAGTCAATTCTTGGACATTAGGACGAGATCCTAAAATGTGGTCAGATAATTTTGAGGATTTTTATCCAGAAAGATTTCATAACACCGACATAGATTCTCATGGGCACAATTATCAATTTTTACCATTTGGTTCTGGTCGTAGACGCTGTCCCGGGATGCTATTGGGTTTAACTACGGTTCCGTTTCTTCTAGCTCAGCTAGTGCATTGCTTCAATTGGGAGCTTCCACCGGGCGTGTCTACTGATGACATGGACATGACTGAGGAATTTGGCCTTACAACGCCAAGAACTCAGAATTTGCTAGCGATTCCAACTTATCGCTTAATAAAGAAGGTTAATTGAATGCATTCAACCTCATGAGAAAGCAGGAAGTTACTTTAAtgtgttttttaatttattcctttctttgtttttccttgAATAAGATCTTCATGTGCTCACAGAGCTTCTTTGCTGCACTTGGATCGATCATACCTAAGAGATTAGGATGATTTTAAATTTCAGCAGTGTAATGATTGTAATATTTAATAATCCTGTTACTCATGATGGGTTTTAATACGTTAAGTTGGCCACATTCATGTATTTAAAAATTgcattttattttcctttggaCAAATCTTTCTAGCCCAAAAACTAGGGTGGTAAAATGGGCTTGGCCCGCTGGGCAGCCCGTTTGGCCCACCTTTTTTGACGGGTTGGGTTGGAATTTTGAACCCAAATTTAAAAGTGggtcaacccaacccaacccgtattTTTGCGGGTTAatgacgggttgggttgggctagCCCACCAacccatttttcacttttttttttgaaattttttaaaattccttTCTATTTGTATTCTTTCAGTAGATTATTTTAAGGTGCGCATATAATACGACAGacctaaactaaaaaaaaaaaattattttgaaaactcTCTTCAATGGATTCACCTATATAAGTTGCTGCTCTTATTCGTAGGTTATTTTTTGTCTAAAACTTTCATGATTACTCgacattatattttataattgttgATGGACTATTATTGGCTAAAGTAAACTCTTGTTACTAGTGAGGTTACAGTTTTACAACTTTTAATAACCACacatgataaatatttttttgttattgctATTGGTGAGACTTTCTAGTTGAACTCataacatttaaaaataaagaacaagTATGATTCTACTTTTTTCATGTGTCAACATATAAAAAGTGAAAGATTGCTTAAAATTTCTCATTGCATTTCTTTTTTCATTCCACTACATTTTCTAAGTGGGCTAGCCCGCCAACCCGTTTTCCCGTCaaaatatgggttgggttgagactttgaacccaaataccaaaagtgggctagcccaacccaacccgcattTCGACGGGTTAGTGGCGGGTTGGGCCCAACCCGGCCCGCCAACCCATATTGCCACCCCTACCAAAAACCAACACAAAAACTAGTATCAACCAACAATTCAACACAGTTGATAGATATCGGAGATCATTAAGCATTTATTGAACGGTTCAATTTTTTAGCAGTGTATATAAAGAAAGATTCTTTGAAAAAGACTTACTCACTTAATCTAATCTCAAAGCTTTAAATATATTAGTCTTGGTGGTGCCAACTATCAaatacttaataaaaaaatataaacaattTTCAAATACAACAAACAAAATGATAACTTGATGGTGTATGATGTgcaaataaatattgatttttttagttAAAAGGTGTATGATGGGCAAATAAATATTGATTCAACATGTCAATTTGTTATatagctatttttttttttgaaagcaaaatctTTATTGATAAGGAGAGGTAACCAAGAGCAAAAAGGTAGCTCAAAGAAACAGTACAAGATGCATCAACAAAGTTCCACACAAAGGACTAATAGgcagcaaaaagaaaaagagcgCAGATGCAGAACAGGAAGCATTACAAGGggtagaaaatgagaaaaataaagGAGGCAAAGCATTCAAGAGAGAGCAGCCTTCATAAAAACCCCTCCATTATAGAAAGCCACGAGCCAAGCTTCAGTAGACCAATCAGCTAGGATAACAACAAGTAGGAACTAGCAAATAACACAGCTTCATGATCACAGAGCAAAATGTGCAGATACCAGTGCAGGGAAACACTACCAATGGCAGAGGAGCTGTAAAGAATACATGCAGTAAAATATATATAGTCAAAGAGTAAGGAAGATTCAGTTCAGCTTCTCCCAGATTGGTTCAATTCTATCGCACCCTGACTTTGCTAATTCATCGGCCTCACCATTTGCTTCTCTAAGTGTATGAGCCACACCCACGCAAGCTACTTCCTTCATAATCCAAGCTATAGCATTCAGATCATTTATAAGCGCTAGAGGTCTATTGGATTTGCAACGGACCCAACCCACCGCAAGTGTAGAATCACTTTCAACCAGAACTTGAGAGAACCCAAATTCTTTGGAAAAAATCAGCGCCAGAAGAATGGCTTTTACTTCAGCTTGATAAGCCCAAGAAACCCCCAAAGGTTTAGAAAACCTGCCCAAGACAGCGCCCTCCGCGTTTCTCAGAATTCCACCAGCACTGCTAATGTCGGGGGATACTCTAGCAGAACcatcaacattaaatttgagAATATTAGCCTCCGGAGGGCACCAAACACAGTTTCTTATCTTCCTCACTTAGTTTtaatgttttcaaaattttgagagAAATCAACAATAGAGTAGGGACAACCTTTCCACCATGCTTTTGTCCACGACATAACCCTTAACAAGTGCAGGTCCCACACATGCTCATAAACAAATTCCTTTTGGTTAAAAACCAAATCATTACGGGCTAACCAAATTGACCAAACCACAGCACATGGCACTAGTTCCCACAACACACGATCAGATTTAGCACGAAGGGAAGGCCATTCCTTGAACAAGTCACCAACAGAACCCGGAACACACCATTGAACCCCATCTCTAGCCAAGATGGAAGAACAAAATCTCCAAGTTTTAGCACACCACAACATTAAGTGATGGACAGATTCGAGAGCCATCCCACATAGATCACAATAGCCACCATTTTCAATAACAATACCTCTCTTTATCAAAATTTCCTTGACAGCCACCCGGTTTTCCAGCATTTGCCACACAAATAATCCAACTTTGGGGGGGATTATTTTCCTGCATTGCTTGGAAATTAACCACGAAACCGGTCCAAAAATTCTCAGTTCCGCAGCAGAATACCCCTCTTT
This portion of the Lotus japonicus ecotype B-129 chromosome 3, LjGifu_v1.2 genome encodes:
- the LOC130748814 gene encoding cytochrome P450 CYP736A12-like encodes the protein MQSHPKPCLQLFPIEASKLIMLPQALAIPALLLLILLFILSVALLLNPKEHKNGRKYPPGPKPLPIIGNLHQLGKLPHRSMHELSKKYGPVMSLKLGKVPTIVISSPETAELVLKTHDIVFASRPITQASKYICYDSKGIIFTEYNSYWRNMMKLCMFELLNMPKVQSFAPLRREEVGLFVESLKKSAASREVVNVSEKIGDVVENTVHRMIWGKFDDKFGVKQLARDVLLLMGVLDLGDYIPWVGAFDLQGLVRRFKKAHKKFDEVLEIIIKDHEASARLTDQKSVQSIDFVDILLSHMHQSKDKHAITKTNIKAILLDIIIGAVDTTIMSVDWNMAELIRHPRVMKKLQDELKNVVGMGRMVEEADLPKLPYLDMVMKETFRLHPPAPLLPPRECTEDITINGYFIAKKSRVLVNSWTLGRDPKMWSDNFEDFYPERFHNTDIDSHGHNYQFLPFGSGRRRCPGMLLGLTTVPFLLAQLVHCFNWELPPGVSTDDMDMTEEFGLTTPRTQNLLAIPTYRLIKKVN